The genomic stretch CGTAGGGACCGAAATAAGAATTCTAGTAGGTCAAGATTTGGTTCCAGTAGTATCTTTTCAGGGGCAGCTTTCGCCAATAGCCCGATAGTAACATAGCCGTAACCCCGTAGCTCCATGTCTTGATCACGATCCGGAGTCGGCCAGCCTTGGTCTTGTATGAAGGCCCTGAGATTGTCCACGAGACTTTGAGCAACCTGAGAGAGATTGGATGAGGCGCCATGGCGAGCGACGAAGTTGACCAACGAGAAGATGGCAGAGCGAAATTTGGAAGCCTCTCTACCTGCTGCCTTGTTGGTTGCATTTAATTCAGGTGAGAGAAGACCTTCTTCAACAATCCTCGCTATCTGCTGCGGATATGCTGTGCATCTGACTGACTTAGATAGGACATTAAGTATCCTAATCCGAAGAGGGGTCTTGACAGGTAGCGACCCATGTACGGTACTGGAGCCGAAATAAAGCCCGAGAAGAGCTTCGACAGCTTCTGATTGCTCAAGGTCTTTGGAAAGCATGACGCGTTTCAAAGTGTCTTCGCCGACTTCTGATATTCGAGAATTAGTATCAGCAGATGCGAAGAGGGCGGGCAGAAACTTTTCATCTTGGTTGAAAAGACCACTAGCCACGAAGCGTGCTACCAAAGCCTTTGATTCTGTCAAGCTCAAGCCTGCATCTGCAGTAGGGTCCCAAGCATCTGGCTTGCCCTGCAGGGTCAGGAACTTGTAGTCATCTGGTGAGAGACCTGGGCAGCGCTGCAAAGCTGACGACTGAGGCGCCGTCTCTTTTACAATTCCCAGCAAAATCAGCTTTCCGAACCATTTGGAAAGGAAAGCGGCATCATGGTCCGACAGACCCAAAGTCACCCTGAGCTCATCGTCCTCTTTGCTGCCACGCAGGGGAAGTTTGAAAAGAACCAGAAGACGCAGGATAAGATGGAACAACTGAGAAGCGTGTTGCTGCGACTTTTCATAGTCGTTGGAGATACCTTTGAGTAAGACAGGAAGAAGGTCTAGTCGCTCGGCTACTGTGAGGCGTGATATGCCCTGTTGAATGTAGAGAATGTCGAAGTGCCGTATGAGGGAGATGTCGGCATTTTCCTTGTACTGCTTCAAGAGGGCGGCTACTGGAAGTTTGATGTCTTGTGACGTGATACGAGTGTTGATGTGTTGGCAGATGGAGATGACCTTGTTGCGTACAGCGACGCTGTCTGAACCGAGCTTGAGGAGCAGAGGGGTGAGATAGATGTTGAGCAATTCTTCCAGCTTCTTCTCTGAGCTTGCTAGGGCTATGCGCATCTCGACCTTGCCGACCAGAGCAAGCTCCTTGGCTTCCGGGCTTTGTTCCGACGCCATGTCGAGTTTGTGAGGACAGTAGTGGTGGTTGTGACAGCAATGAAGCTCGACGAGGAAGCGGGTGTCTTATGGTGGAGACAGCAGGCAGAAGTGCATGAGGCGGCCCATGAGCTGCTACTGATGGGTGTGTTTGTAAGCAAGGGTAGAAAGAGATGCGCTACCCGCGGTCCCCTAATGTCGTGGCAGCACTTTCAACATTCACTTGTGAGGCGACAGGGGTCCAGCGCACGGGTACCTTAATGACGCAGCCGCAACTGCCTGCAGCAACCGCAATCGCGTCTTTTCGACGTGCTTCTTTCAACGTCCAAAGCTCGTGCTGGTTGAAGCTCGTGCGTGCAAGGCGCATCTAGGTCACCATAATTTGGTAATTTAGTCCATCTCTCGCCTACCCGCTCCTTTTCTTGCTCATCGCCTCGGTGCCTGCACACCAGGAACAAGCCTGCCTGCCTGCCTGCCTGCCCCGCCACGCTTTGTTCTATCACGACCGCAACCGCCACACGGACTTCGCGAACCACCCATCCACCCCCCCGAAGCGCCTTGTACAGCACCAACAGACTCTCGGAATCGCCCCCTTCCGACTAAGAGGCTCGTGTACAGTGCGCCAGACGCTTCAACCACGACATCCTCGCAGGTTCAAAGCGGACAAAGTTGCCCAAGATGGACGAGGACTCTATTCTCAACTTCTGCAGCATCACGTCGTGCGATCCGGACAAGGCCGCCCAGTATCTGCGCTTGACAGACGGCAACTTTGAACAAGCCATCCAGCTCTTCTTCGATGCGCCCGGGCTTGACTTTACTCCATCGGCACCTTCACAACCTTCGGCAGCCGCTTCGTCTGCACAACACGCAATAAATGTCGATTCAGATGATGACATGGACTTTGATGCCGCCACACGGGGCACCACTCCACCCACACGGGCCCAGCCGGGCGTCGAAGATGACGAAGCCATGGCGCGGCGGCTGCAAGAGGAGATGTACGGTGGGAGTGGACCTGGAGGTACTGGCCCTGACGAGGTTCGTGCACCTATGCAGCGGACCACGGAAACCCTCGTCGGCCCAGGCTCCAACTGGGGGCCtgccgacgacgacgaggatgTCGACGCCATGGTCCAAGAACAACTGGCTCGTCGCCGGACAGGTATGCCACACACGTCATTCATACAGTTCCCACATCTTGCTGACCCGTCTGACAAAGGTCGCGCCGGCATCTTCAACCAGCAGACAACTCAGACCAACGTGTGGGACAACACGACGGATTCAAGTACCCGCCGACGCGAGCTTGCAACCGCGACAGGCGGCGCGTCCGAGCAGTCTTCTAAGATGAGCATGCTCGCCGAGCTGTTCCGTCCGCCCTTTGAGATCATGTATCAAGGGCCGTGGGAAAAGGCACGAGACATGGGTAAAGACGAGGAAAAATGGCTGCTTGTTAACATCCAGGACCCCGCCATCTTCGACTGCCAGCGCCTCAATCGGGACATTTGGAAGAACGACGACATCAAGGCGACTGTACGCGAGAACTTCATCTTCATGCAGTATGCAAAAGACGACCAGCGTGGTCAGCAGTACATGAACTACTACTTCCATGCCCGCGACAGCTCTGATGCTTACCCACACATCGCCATCGTAGATCCCCGGACAGGCGAGCAGGTCAAGGTATGGTCAGGTCCACCAATACCCGAACCAGTCGAATTTCATGCTCAGCTTCACGAGTTCCTTGATCGTTACAGCCTGAATGTGAACGCAAAGAACCCTGTCGCGAAGCGAAAGTCCGAGTCCAAGAAGAAGGACCTGGGCCGCATGACCGAAGAGGAGATGCTCGAGATGGCTCTGAAAAACAGCATGGATAACGGCCAAGGCCCGAAAGATGACGATCCAGACGCCCTCACAAAGTCGACGGACAATGTCAAGGGCAAGGGCAAAGCGGATGAGGCTGCGTCCGAGCCCGAGGCCAGCGCACCCACAAATCCTCTATTCGCCACCATATCTGCACATGCTCCCCACACCGAGCCCACCGTTACCGATCCCAAAATCACAACGCGCATCCAGTTTCGAGGACCATCAGGTCGCCCCATCGTGCGCCGCTTTCACCTCTCAGACCCTGTACGCCGCGTCTACGAATGGATCAAGTCGGATATCCCTTGGGAGGGCAAGCAAGGCGCCGAGTTTGATCTTGCCTTTATGGGCAAAAACCTCATCGAGCATCTCGATGAGACCGTCGAAGCTGCTGGTCTCAAGGGTGCCAGTGTCATGGTTGAATTTCTTGACAACGAGTAATCAGCCGTGCTTTCTAATGGGAAACGAACCTGTGCATGTTCACGATTAATGGATTATGAAGTATGGCAAACTGCCGTTTACAGCTTAACGGCATTTCCGGGGCGGAGATACGTACTCTGGTGCCGTATGCATTACCAGGGCCGGGGTTTATAGATCTTCTTATGCCACCGCGTTGTGGTGAATACCCTTGCATTCTTTGGGGGCTTGGGGCGTAGTGTTATTCATCTTCAGCTTTGCACTGAGATGTCTAAATCCAATATATGTTTACCAGATCCTTACTCCGTGTGCGCGTGCAACGATACATTTTCTTCTCTCTACCTCAGCTCGTTCCGTAGCTTCGGTCCTTTGGCTGAGTGCTACCACACTTGTTCTGAGCTTTGCAGAGCAATGCGGCAAAAGATCATTCTGTACAATATGCATGTCTTGATTCAGTGTGTCTCAAACTATTGGATGGGTAGTCATGTTATCCAATCCCATTGCACTAATTGCACTAATTGCACCTCGCGTATCTCATTTTCCATTCTCAGGTCCAGCATCCGGCAACTCCTCGGACAATGTCGTTTGCTTAATCTCCTTCGAAGCCTCCTCCATTCGAGCAAGCAACTGGCCGGCTTCGTTCTCATCTTCCTCTTAGGTTCGTTCCTCGTCGACGTCCATTTTCCCATCATCGTCCTCCGGAGCCTCGTATTCAGGCATCTCAAGTATGTTCTCATCTTTGCCCAATCCAGCCAACCCCTAGGCGGCTTCTGCAGTAGATCTTCTTAGGAAAGAATCAATGTAGCCTCCGAGATCAGACTTGGCTTCATCCTCTGTCGTGGAGCCATTCACTAGCATCTGTATGACAATCTCCCGGTTGGTTTCGTAGTTGGTCGCGCCAAATGGACCAGAGTCTACAATCAAGCCAACGAACTACTTGGTTAACTCGGCTTCTGGACATTCTAAGAGCTGGTTCATTGCCAACTCCATTTTGGTGGCGTGGACGTCTTCATCATGAGAGTAtttttctcttttcttaTTGCCAGCTTCGTGGGTTGAATCTTTATCGTGGCCATCTCCGTCACTAAGACTCTCTTCCTGTACCTTCACTGTGCTCCCTGAGAACCTTTCCTTGGTAGGAACACCGCAATGTGGGTCTGGATCGGACGACGATGTCTCATGCCCATAGTACTGTTCCTGTATAGAACGTTTCATCTTCAGATACTGCTCGTATAGTGTCCCAAACTGAGTTGGCGGAATCAACCGGGTAACTTCATTCCCTGCGGGGTCGACAGGAATACGCGTGCCAGCATGGGAAACTCCCAACCTGTAGGTTTGTCCAGTGACCTGGGCATTGTTCCCGGATAGTACCTGGGCAAAATCTTCCGCCTCATTCTTTGCTATTTCCAATCCATCTCCAGCAGTTTCCGTGTCATGGCTGGGCAAGGTGTAATCTTGCTCGTGTGAAATGTACGTGTCGTCATCGGAGTCGTCATCGGAGTTGTCGATTGGCCGGGCAAGTTCATGTTCCTCTAGACTATCGGCCCACATAAGATTGTTGACGAACTCGCTCTGGTCGTTTGTGATCATTTTATAGCCCTGcagtcgtcgtcgtcgtcggccATATAACTCGTTCATCAGAAAGTCTAAAATTCTTTCATCACCATCCTCTTCCTGACTCAAAATTCTTAAGTTTTGCGTAATGGCGATTTGGTTTGCTTTTGGGTCTTTGTTGCTCGTACATATGGCCCCGTCGCCTCTGGATGAGTCAGGAGTGACTTGCTTTTCATCTTTTTTACTACCTGTGAAGCTTATAAGAATCTTCAATGCGTCCTCGTCGAATACTATCAGTTCCCATGCCCTTCTTGCAGTCTCGTATAGGTATAGCCAGCGTTTGACGTTGGCTGCTCTGGTTTTCTCGTATCTGATGAACGTGTCCCAAGCAATAGGCCAGGCTTTGCTACGACCGGCATCGATAGCCTGCCCATGAAGTATGATGGGTGAAGCAAGAATTGGTCCGTCGTACTGATAGGTTCATTGTGAGCATGACTGTAGTTGCCAGGCCAGAATCTTGCAAATCCAGCCAACATACACGTACAAGTTTTGTACCGTGTACCCCAGCCCAGAATCTCCGAATATTTTTGGAGCCTCGTATAAAATAGGCGAAATCTTCGCCGGTAGTTGTGAAGTTTCGTATGTATACCATAGCGCCCAACGTATGTCGACTGATGTCATCGTAGGATGCCGCTATGTAGGCAGAGAGCTCATCCGATTGATAGGGTGCGTAGCGCCACTCCAACAAAAGCCTTTTGTGTGGAGATGAATCGATATTGACTTGCCTTCTCTTGTCAGCTGTTACTTCTTGTGAGATTACGTTACCTACGACACCCGGATCTCGCACGACGACTAGTTGAGTGCATCTTCAGTCCCTCGCGCCTTGGTCCGTTCTGATGGGAAAGTAACCATGGTTGAAGTGATAGCTAAGAATGTACACACGAACGTAAGCGATAGTATCTAGCAATGCGACAGATGGAGCTGCGTGGTTGTGCAGGCCAAGACAGATACAGGTGATCGGTCAGTCCATACGCAGAAGGAAGAAACACATTTGCAGATGAAGTAAGGCAGCTCGGATAATTTGGGCAGCTGCGACTTGTACGTAGCCAATGACATGTACTGTGCATGAGGAAGGCATGGGGCAGCTCTCATGGGCTTCTGTGAGAACTGCAAAGACGACAGGAACCCGAAAAACTAGCTTGGTCTGCCTGAAAAAAAGCGGTGTCAACCCTTTTCGCGTCAATGCTCTTTCATGATGTTCTCATCACCGATACGCTGAGTAAAGGTCACGGCTCTGTCCTTTATCCTCCAAACCCCGCTCGCACCCCGTACGCCCTCGAAATCACCGTTCTTTGCTTCTAGCAATACCATGTTGTCCACGTATTTGCCGAACGCGGATAGCATCTTTCCCTCGTGAGGGCCTTGCCCAAACTGTCGGAATCGATACAGTTAGCAAAGCAAGGCGTTATCTAGACTCGTTGTATAAGGCAGTGACTTACGTGTATACCGTGAAAGTACGTTACCACCCGTGCGGTTTGTGCATCGGATCTGAAGGTTATGGTCTGCGTCGTCAGGTTGTGATATGTGCGAACCGGCCCGAGACTGCCATATCGTTAGATGCAGCTAATCGCACGAGTATGTGCACATGCCGTTTCTTGATTGCGCTCGCCACCTCCTTTACGTTCTTCATAGATGAGTTGAAAGGATAGTCAGCATCAACATCGGGAACGAACACCTCTTCCAACATATCAAAGTCTTTCGTATCAAGCGCTTGGCAGTAACGCGATACGACGTTCTTGATAGCTAAGACGTCAAGTGGGTTGATATCAGACATTTCTGGGTGTATGCGCCTCTACCTCATGTTCTGTGAGGGATTTATACCCTGCTTCTCTCGGAACCCCACTCCATGGATCCGAAACTATGGAtcacccgggtgtcataagATACTTAACATACTAGTAGAaaaaggccactgtagtcgctAGACACGCCTATCAGGTGCTTACCCAAACTATCAAGTATTTTATAACACCTAGGTGGGACAGTTCGGTAAGATGCTGTTCTTGGTTCAGTACTACTACATACCCCGTGTGTGTCTCGTCTAGACGTGCCCATCTTTTCCGCATTATTACATCATTGATACTGTAATGCTGATGCGAAAAGGCTATTCGTGCATAGTGAGCTAGGTGCATCAAAGCCGCACTGTCCTATAACGTCGAAACAGGTCAAAATCAATATTGTCAAACGCTTCTAAAACTCTTGAGGGCGAATGCAAGCTACAGTAGGGGACGAATAAGATGAACCCAGAGACTCACGGATGATCATGAGGGACTCTGAGAAGTATGGACGATAACCCACTGTGGCCCCACTTGCCGTATATGGTAACCCTCAAACAAACGTGGGTTACAGCGCAAGAACTGATTGAGAATCTAATATCGGTACAACCGAAAACTCTACATCAATAAGATTTCAATGCAAGATTTCACCAAAAGTGGAATCAGTCTTGACACTCTACTAACACATGTGAATACACCTATATCCCGCATGTCTTCTCCTCGGAATCTCGTTTCTCAGGCAGTGCTTTCATTGGAATGTACCGCAGAAGAAACTTACCTGATTGGGAAGACCCGGGTACCGATGCCGAACGGTGCACTATATGTCAGCCCCACTAGTATCGCTTATCTAACGTTCTACACCCTCAAACTTCTGAATTGTCACAAGACAGCATATTGTGTTCCAATACGCGCTTGGTCTCGACTGAAACGAACCGTTCATCCACTACGCTACGGCACGGGCCCGCCTAACGTCTCCCGTTAGGCTTTCCGTGCGCGCCTTGCATACCATCCTTGCTCTTTCTCGCTGTTCAGCTCGGTGATAATACTCAATGTGGAACGGGCATGGGATTCGTTGAGAATGAATATATGCATGAGATCCACGCCAACCAATCTGGCAAGTTCCAAGGATGTTCTATGCTCGCTGTATTGTATGCTGCAGCCACAAACCTCTCACATTATGGATAGCTTTCATATACCCTCCCCTAATGTGCAGCATCAAGTCCTAAGCACGCTTCATGAACCGCACTATGCGCACTACACATGCTGTGGGTGTGGACCCCACCGATGAAGTTTATCACTGATCCGGTCTTCGTCTTGTGGTTCCTTGTTCTTCTACTTCCCCGGAAGGTCATCATAAAAGCTGCCATCTTCCAACAATCATCCTCAAACGCTCCCATAGTTTATATCTACACCTCCGAGCATGATCATGCTAGACACAACCAACCTCGCCACGAAGGCATTCACTCTAGGTC from Pyrenophora tritici-repentis strain M4 chromosome 1, whole genome shotgun sequence encodes the following:
- a CDS encoding Thioredoxin-7 multi-domain protein, whose translation is MDEDSILNFCSITSCDPDKAAQYLRLTDGNFEQAIQLFFDAPGLDFTPSAPSQPSAAASSAQHAINVDSDDDMDFDAATRGTTPPTRAQPGVEDDEAMARRLQEEMYGGSGPGGTGPDEVRAPMQRTTETLVGPGSNWGPADDDEDVDAMVQEQLARRRTGRAGIFNQQTTQTNVWDNTTDSSTRRRELATATGGASEQSSKMSMLAELFRPPFEIMYQGPWEKARDMGKDEEKWLLVNIQDPAIFDCQRLNRDIWKNDDIKATVRENFIFMQYAKDDQRGQQYMNYYFHARDSSDAYPHIAIVDPRTGEQVKVWSGPPIPEPVEFHAQLHEFLDRYSLNVNAKNPVAKRKSESKKKDLGRMTEEEMLEMALKNSMDNGQGPKDDDPDALTKSTDNVKGKGKADEAASEPEASAPTNPLFATISAHAPHTEPTVTDPKITTRIQFRGPSGRPIVRRFHLSDPVRRVYEWIKSDIPWEGKQGAEFDLAFMGKNLIEHLDETVEAAGLKGASVMVEFLDNE
- a CDS encoding SnoaL-4 multi-domain protein, encoding MSDINPLDVLAIKNVVSRYCQALDTKDFDMLEEVFVPDVDADYPFNSSMKNVKEVASAIKKRLGPVRTYHNLTTQTITFRSDAQTARVVTYFHGIHFGQGPHEGKMLSAFGKYVDNMVLLEAKNGDFEGVRGASGVWRIKDRAVTFTQRIGDENIMKEH